In Eupeodes corollae chromosome 3, idEupCoro1.1, whole genome shotgun sequence, a single genomic region encodes these proteins:
- the LOC129951134 gene encoding uncharacterized protein LOC129951134: MGTKIINKQFVAFLIEEYKALPSLWDSDSEAYKNKHIKKADYTSLLKTMRTVDPLLTMDALKKKIAKIRTCYRRDLKKLTESIKSGATGDDVFVPTLWYFHQMDFIRGKAQDSKLQEIEEFLIDGGTNGSNNEYEDHNFDGQCNGKGDEEEWKHVPQELKIEPQMSKQFKTSYGQRNTILNQPTKRPAVFEQNNQNNNKDEAALFSETWAVLYRKLSHEQQLYAKRCIDEILYQGQFGNLNSSTYRNIESDNNSNQ; this comes from the exons atgggaactaaaattattaataaacaatttgttGCGTTTTTAATCGAAGAATATAAGGCATTGCCATCGCTATGGGATTCTGACAGTGAGgcctataaaaataaacacatcaaaAAAGCTGATTACACTtcacttttgaaaacaatgagAACTGTCGATCCACTATTGACTATGGAtgcattaaagaaaaaaatagccAAAATTCGAACTTGCTACCGTCGAGATTTGAAAAAACTAACTGAAAGTATTAAATCAGGTGCGACTGGAGATGACGTTTTTGTTCCAACACTGTGGTATTTTCATCAAATGGATTTTATTCGAGGTAAAGCTCAAGATTCGAAATTACAAGAAATAGAAGAATTTTTGATAGATGGTGGGACGAATGGAAGTAATAATGAATATGAAGATCATAATTTTGATGGGCAATGTAATGGTAAAGGTGATGAAGAAGAATGGAAGCATGTTCCACAAGAATTG aaaattgagccacaaatgtcaaaacaatttaaaacatcCTATGGGCAgagaaatacaattttgaaccAACCTACAAAACGTCCGGCTGTTTTTGAACAGAacaatcaaaacaacaacaaagacgAAGCAGCGTTATTTAGTGAAACTTGGGCAGTCTTATATCGAAAACTttcacatgaacagcaattgtATGCAAAGAGATGCATTGATGAGATTTTGTACCAAGGTCAATTTGGTAATTTGAATTCGAGCACATATCGAAATATAGAATCGGATAATAATTCGAACCAATAA
- the LOC129951019 gene encoding uncharacterized protein LOC129951019, whose product MGSIGAQFVALLIEEYKGLPSLWDVDCEDYKNKNVKRKDYTTLMHSLLVVDPLLTMNELKKKIANIRSCYRRELKKIADSIRSGAKGDEIYAPTLWYFNQLDFLRDQEPRAYKNVSSRSVLDDGVKETAPTRRQVTSAKTRSISHPYKTETVNDKKVVNEPNVNVTKNQQTTPRRSEKHVKSNPPPTPPPSSYIIETQKPSPPFSYIKENQNPFEKDDANTFSETWALLFRKLSHQQQLYGKRCIDEILYQGQLGNLNAYTYRNIELSRMCSSDSESSNTNKGHCTNESNCQNYDKEISSFFSGIV is encoded by the exons ATGGGAAGTATTGGAGCTCAATTTGTGGCTCTATTGATCGAAGAATACAAAGGGCTGCCATCTCTCTGGGATGTCGACTGTGAGGACtacaagaacaaaaatgtcaaacgaaaagaTTATACTACCCTAATGCATTCGCTCTTGGTTGTGGATCCTCTACTGACAATGAATGAACTTAAGAAGAAAATAGCCAACATAAGATCGTGCTATCGACGAGAGTTGAAGAAAATCGCAGACAGCATTAGGTCTGGTGCTAAGGGAGATGAGATTTATGCCCCTACACTTTGGTACTTTAATCAACTTGATTTTCTGAGGGATCAAGAACCAAGAGCTTACAAAAATGTGTCATCACGATCAGTATTGGACGATGGTGTCAAAGAAACAGCGCCAACTCGACGACAAGTTACG agtgcAAAAACTCGTAGCATCTCTCATCCTTATAAAACTGAAACTGTGAATGATAAAAAAGTTGTGAATGAACCTAATGTCAATGTCACTAAGAACCAACAGACTACACCGAGACGAAGTGAAAAACACGTTAAATCAAATCCGCCGCCGACACCGCCGCCATCTTCTTACATAATTGAAACTCAAAAACCATCACCGCCATTTTCGTacattaaagaaaatcaaaacccGTTTGAAAAAGACGATGCAAATACATTCAGTGAAACATGGgctcttttatttcgaaaactATCCCATCAACAGCAGTTATACGGAAAAAGATGTATTGATGAAATTCTATATCAAGGACAACTTGGTAATTTAAATGCTTATACTTATCGTAATATCGAATTGAGTCGGATGTGTTCGTCGGATTCTGAAAGTTCAAACACCAATAAAGGACATTGTACAAATGaatcgaactgtcaaaattacGATAAGGaaatatcttcatttttttcagGAATTGTATAA